A genomic segment from Neobacillus sp. YX16 encodes:
- a CDS encoding spore germination protein, producing MSSKAIHSSLQDQINYIKEKTGNSIDVVIRKLQLGDGKGPNAAVVFVEGIADSKAINDFLIESIMNNSSIHNSRSIFEFLFEEVVALGDVKEITDWDNLFLSLMSGESIILVDGAQKALSASTRGGEQRSIQEPGSQVTVRGPRDGFTESIRTNTALIRRRIQNPNLWLENMKIGSVTKTDVSIMYIKGIAKDEIVGEVRNRLKRIEIDSILESGYIEQLIEDQAFTTFPTLYHTERPDMVAGNLLEGRVAIIVNGTPFVLIAPAVFIQFFQSVEDYYGRADIATALRFLRILIFFISIIAPAAYIAVTTFHQEMIPTQLLVAIAAQREAVPFPALVEALIMEVAFEILREAGIRMPRAVGSAISIVGALVIGQAAVQAGIVSPAMVIVVAITAIANFATPAFAVAISARLIRFGFMFAAASFGFYGIILGVIILAIHLCSLRSFGVPYLTPMAPLILANMGDTIIRLPLWAQKKRPALISSDNENRVGDHQKPKPPEGRGMVNSVLEKGDQDEN from the coding sequence ATGTCATCCAAAGCAATTCATAGTTCTTTACAGGATCAAATAAATTACATTAAAGAAAAAACAGGGAATAGCATTGATGTTGTCATCCGAAAATTACAGCTTGGAGATGGCAAAGGACCTAATGCAGCTGTTGTCTTTGTAGAAGGAATTGCAGATAGTAAGGCCATTAACGACTTTTTGATTGAATCGATTATGAATAATAGTTCCATTCACAACAGCCGATCAATTTTTGAATTCCTTTTTGAAGAGGTAGTAGCGCTGGGTGATGTTAAAGAAATCACTGATTGGGACAACCTGTTCCTGTCTTTAATGTCTGGTGAGAGTATTATCCTGGTTGATGGTGCACAAAAAGCACTAAGTGCCAGTACTAGAGGTGGAGAGCAGCGTTCCATTCAAGAACCTGGCAGCCAAGTAACGGTTCGGGGGCCGAGAGATGGGTTTACCGAATCCATTCGTACCAATACCGCTTTAATTCGCAGACGTATTCAAAACCCCAATTTATGGCTGGAAAATATGAAGATTGGCAGCGTCACGAAAACAGATGTTTCCATTATGTATATAAAAGGCATAGCAAAGGATGAAATTGTCGGGGAAGTCCGGAATCGATTAAAAAGAATTGAAATTGACAGTATTCTTGAATCAGGTTATATTGAGCAGCTTATCGAAGACCAGGCATTTACTACTTTTCCAACTCTCTATCATACTGAAAGGCCAGATATGGTTGCCGGTAATCTCCTAGAAGGCAGGGTTGCGATCATTGTGAATGGAACGCCATTTGTCCTGATCGCACCGGCTGTTTTTATCCAATTTTTCCAGTCGGTAGAAGATTATTATGGCCGTGCTGATATTGCCACTGCACTAAGATTCTTAAGGATTTTAATATTCTTTATCTCTATTATTGCACCAGCTGCTTATATTGCCGTGACAACCTTTCACCAGGAGATGATACCAACACAGCTGTTAGTTGCAATCGCTGCCCAGAGGGAAGCAGTCCCTTTTCCCGCATTGGTCGAAGCACTGATTATGGAAGTTGCTTTTGAAATCCTCCGTGAAGCAGGAATAAGGATGCCTAGAGCGGTAGGCTCAGCGATTTCAATTGTTGGTGCACTGGTTATCGGTCAAGCAGCCGTACAAGCAGGAATTGTTTCCCCTGCTATGGTCATAGTTGTAGCTATTACTGCCATTGCCAACTTTGCAACTCCTGCTTTTGCAGTGGCCATCTCTGCACGTCTCATTCGCTTTGGATTTATGTTCGCAGCTGCATCTTTTGGTTTTTACGGGATCATATTGGGTGTCATCATTCTAGCCATACATTTATGCAGCCTTCGGTCTTTTGGGGTACCTTATTTAACGCCAATGGCCCCCCTTATCCTGGCTAACATGGGCGATACAATTATCCGTTTGCCACTTTGGGCACAAAAAAAACGACCAGCACTTATTAGCAGTGATAACGAGAATCGGGTAGGCGATCATCAGAAACCCAAACCTCCTGAAGGCAGGGGGATGGTCAACTCTGTACTAGAAAAAGGTGACCAGGATGAAAATTAA
- a CDS encoding Ger(x)C family spore germination protein — MKIKKFLFFLVILGNTLLLSGCWSKKELTDLAIVAAIGIDKNEEGRYVGTMQIINPGNVAGGLQGGGGSQGPPVSIVTGTGNSIVELSRRTSRKLSRRLYYAHTNLIVISEDLAKEKSISHILDPLERDAQFRSTAIIVIAQGSKASDIVKVLTPIDKIPSNKVIKTLKFTEKQWGENITVNMQDAIKTLVSPGKELVVSGFRVSGDVDKGQKMENTQETEPSSLLYAGSLAIFKNGKLTEWIDGETARGSVILLDKLNASAFGVKWEGKDEAILYELTRQKTNVMVKMEKGKPRVSIEVQAEGNIGEASVPTDLNNPDVLLKIEKEIEKEIKKEMTMALKQAQKNKSDIFGFGDTLHRSNPEAWKKMKSEWNDVYFPEVKADIVVDAFIRRTGLRNNPHQVNK; from the coding sequence ATGAAAATTAAAAAATTTTTGTTTTTCTTAGTAATTTTAGGTAATACCCTCCTTTTATCAGGTTGTTGGAGCAAAAAGGAATTAACCGACTTGGCTATTGTTGCTGCCATTGGAATAGACAAGAACGAAGAAGGCAGATATGTTGGCACTATGCAAATTATCAATCCGGGTAACGTCGCAGGCGGTTTGCAAGGCGGCGGCGGGAGTCAAGGACCTCCCGTTTCCATAGTTACCGGAACAGGAAATAGTATTGTTGAGTTAAGCAGAAGGACATCCCGTAAATTATCAAGAAGACTTTATTATGCTCATACAAATTTAATTGTCATCAGTGAGGATCTTGCAAAAGAAAAATCCATCAGTCATATTCTCGATCCCCTTGAACGTGATGCGCAATTCCGGAGTACTGCAATCATTGTGATTGCCCAGGGATCGAAAGCTTCCGACATTGTTAAAGTGTTAACACCCATAGATAAAATCCCATCAAATAAAGTAATCAAAACGTTAAAATTCACTGAAAAGCAATGGGGAGAAAATATCACTGTTAATATGCAAGATGCGATAAAGACACTTGTCTCGCCTGGTAAGGAACTGGTTGTTTCGGGTTTTCGTGTAAGCGGAGATGTAGATAAAGGGCAAAAGATGGAGAATACTCAGGAAACAGAACCCTCTTCATTACTTTACGCAGGGAGTCTTGCGATATTTAAAAATGGGAAGTTAACCGAATGGATTGATGGTGAGACAGCAAGAGGGTCTGTAATCCTCCTCGACAAATTAAATGCATCTGCATTTGGTGTAAAGTGGGAAGGAAAAGACGAAGCTATATTATATGAATTAACCAGACAAAAAACAAATGTAATGGTAAAAATGGAAAAAGGAAAGCCCCGCGTTTCAATCGAGGTGCAGGCGGAGGGAAATATTGGTGAGGCAAGTGTGCCCACTGACCTTAATAATCCCGATGTTCTTTTAAAAATAGAAAAAGAAATAGAAAAGGAAATAAAAAAAGAAATGACTATGGCTTTAAAGCAGGCCCAAAAAAATAAGTCAGATATTTTTGGTTTTGGAGACACTCTTCATCGCTCAAATCCTGAAGCTTGGAAAAAAATGAAGTCTGAATGGAATGATGTTTATTTTCCAGAAGTTAAAGCAGATATAGTAGTGGATGCCTTTATTCGTCGAACAGGATTACGTAACAACCCCCACCAAGTTAATAAGTAA
- a CDS encoding GerAB/ArcD/ProY family transporter, translating to MEKAKISLYQLFVLILLFELGSAILVPLASDAKQDAWLAILFGMLGGLFLFWVNYRLFLYYPELAPPEYMQKLLGKILGTILAFCYIILFMYSASRVLRDFGEMLLTFAYLETPLFIVNALLMLVIIYAVSKGIEVVARTGELFFFFIYFLAITGFILILFSGLIDINNLKPILEQGISPIVGLVLTQTLYFPFGEAIVFSMIFPYITNRKKAKKIGLFAIGLSGINLAITMAINIGVLGVDLTVRSQFPLLSTIQSIQVADFLERLDVFFMISTVICIYFKVSIYFYAAVASTAVIFKIKEPSRLTYPMGMVILFMSVTIASSYAEHLKEGLKFVTRYLLPFFFIIFPLLLLGIAFLKNRNK from the coding sequence GTGGAAAAGGCAAAAATAAGCTTATACCAGCTTTTTGTCCTGATCTTGTTATTTGAGCTCGGCAGTGCGATTTTGGTACCTTTGGCAAGTGATGCCAAACAAGACGCCTGGCTGGCCATACTGTTTGGAATGTTAGGAGGTCTATTCTTATTCTGGGTAAATTACCGTTTATTTCTTTATTATCCAGAGTTAGCCCCCCCGGAATATATGCAAAAGCTGCTTGGAAAAATACTAGGTACAATCCTTGCCTTTTGTTATATTATTTTGTTTATGTATTCGGCATCCAGGGTACTTCGCGATTTTGGAGAAATGCTCCTGACCTTTGCCTATCTTGAAACTCCCTTATTTATTGTAAATGCCTTATTGATGCTGGTTATTATTTATGCTGTTAGCAAAGGTATTGAGGTTGTGGCAAGGACGGGAGAATTATTTTTCTTTTTTATCTATTTCCTTGCTATTACTGGTTTTATTCTAATTCTATTCTCTGGGCTCATTGATATAAATAATTTAAAACCTATACTAGAGCAAGGCATTTCACCTATTGTGGGACTAGTTTTAACTCAAACCCTATATTTTCCATTCGGGGAAGCAATCGTTTTTTCAATGATTTTCCCCTATATAACAAACAGAAAAAAAGCGAAAAAAATAGGTCTTTTTGCAATAGGGCTAAGCGGAATTAATCTTGCCATTACCATGGCGATTAACATTGGTGTATTGGGGGTTGACCTTACTGTCCGCTCGCAATTTCCGCTTTTAAGTACTATTCAAAGCATACAAGTAGCAGATTTTCTCGAACGTCTTGATGTTTTTTTTATGATATCTACCGTCATCTGTATTTATTTTAAAGTAAGCATATATTTTTATGCAGCCGTTGCAAGCACTGCGGTCATATTTAAGATAAAAGAACCTTCAAGGTTAACATATCCCATGGGGATGGTTATTTTGTTCATGTCTGTTACAATCGCAAGCAGCTATGCTGAGCATTTAAAGGAAGGGTTGAAATTTGTTACACGCTATTTGCTCCCTTTCTTCTTTATCATTTTTCCCTTACTGCTCTTAGGAATTGCCTTTTTAAAAAACCGAAATAAGTAG
- a CDS encoding HAMP domain-containing sensor histidine kinase, which translates to MNLPEIMKRFLGFSAITIALLIGWSAAYWFTSMLYGAIHYLPHEFPRQLINSFLGFFLFGIVMYLITRIRWVKSKQDKFLHPIIQALRMIAEGNFNIDLSYYRNQMGGRDDHPYYKIIESINHMADKLGEMEEMRQEFISNVSHEIQSPLTSISGFAYALKNDDLSPEERSHYLQIIETESIRLSKLSENLLKLTSLESDHLSLELKNYRLDHQLRRIILAFEPLWAEKAIHMDISLENITILADEDLMDQVWINLLHNCIKFTPNGGTIKVESYKTDDSQWKVKIKDTGIGMNNDTLMHIFERFYKADPSRNSNSGGSGLGLSIVKKIIDLHQGEIQVLSELGKGTVITVSLTP; encoded by the coding sequence TTGAATCTGCCTGAAATCATGAAACGATTCTTAGGGTTTTCAGCCATTACAATCGCTCTTCTAATAGGATGGTCCGCTGCCTATTGGTTTACATCCATGCTTTATGGTGCAATCCATTATCTTCCTCATGAATTTCCCAGACAGTTAATCAACTCGTTTCTTGGATTTTTTCTGTTTGGAATCGTTATGTATTTAATAACAAGAATCCGATGGGTCAAATCAAAACAGGATAAATTTCTTCATCCAATCATTCAAGCATTGAGAATGATAGCTGAAGGAAACTTTAATATTGATCTTTCTTATTATCGGAATCAAATGGGCGGCCGAGATGACCATCCTTATTATAAGATTATTGAAAGCATTAACCATATGGCCGATAAACTGGGAGAAATGGAGGAAATGCGCCAGGAATTTATCTCGAATGTCTCACATGAAATTCAGTCTCCGCTGACCTCTATTAGTGGGTTTGCTTATGCGCTAAAGAACGATGATTTAAGCCCTGAGGAGCGCAGCCATTATCTGCAAATTATCGAAACAGAAAGTATCAGGCTGTCAAAATTGAGTGAAAATCTGTTAAAACTCACTTCTTTGGAGTCTGATCATTTATCCCTTGAACTAAAAAACTATCGTTTAGATCATCAGCTTCGCCGAATCATTCTTGCTTTTGAACCACTATGGGCAGAGAAAGCTATCCACATGGATATCTCCCTTGAAAATATAACGATCTTAGCAGATGAAGACCTGATGGATCAAGTGTGGATTAATTTACTTCATAACTGTATTAAATTCACACCAAACGGAGGTACCATCAAGGTTGAGTCATACAAAACAGACGATAGCCAATGGAAGGTAAAAATAAAAGACACCGGAATAGGCATGAATAATGATACACTTATGCATATTTTTGAGCGATTTTATAAAGCCGATCCATCTAGAAATTCGAATTCGGGAGGCAGTGGTCTTGGACTGTCTATTGTCAAAAAAATAATAGATTTGCACCAAGGTGAAATTCAGGTCCTAAGTGAACTTGGAAAAGGAACAGTAATAACCGTTAGTTTAACCCCATAG
- a CDS encoding response regulator transcription factor, whose product MAKILIVDDDLHIRELIHVILSKEGLSTTEAADGKAALSLLETEKIDLIILDIMMPNMDGWAFCREVRSYYSDTLPILMLTAKGETAQKVKGFGLGADDYMVKPFAAAELIARVKALLKRYQITISNRIKIGNVVIDRASYKVSVGNQDITLPLKEFELLFKLATHQQKTFSREQLIEDIWGFDYEGDERTVDVHIKRLRQRFSQDDCPFKITTIRGLGYRLEVSH is encoded by the coding sequence ATGGCAAAAATATTAATTGTAGATGATGATCTCCACATTCGGGAGTTAATTCATGTCATTCTTTCCAAAGAAGGACTATCGACTACAGAGGCGGCAGACGGAAAAGCTGCATTATCCTTACTCGAAACGGAAAAAATTGATTTGATTATTCTTGATATTATGATGCCGAACATGGACGGCTGGGCATTTTGCCGAGAAGTCCGTTCCTATTATTCCGATACACTACCGATTTTAATGCTGACGGCTAAAGGGGAAACAGCTCAAAAAGTAAAAGGCTTTGGTCTTGGAGCAGATGATTATATGGTTAAACCGTTTGCTGCAGCTGAACTGATCGCTCGGGTAAAAGCATTGCTCAAGCGCTATCAAATTACGATATCTAATCGAATTAAAATCGGTAATGTCGTGATTGACCGTGCTTCCTACAAAGTATCAGTAGGTAATCAGGACATTACTTTGCCCCTTAAAGAATTTGAACTTTTATTTAAGCTGGCAACACATCAGCAGAAAACTTTTTCTAGGGAACAATTAATTGAGGATATTTGGGGATTTGATTATGAGGGCGATGAACGGACCGTTGATGTTCACATTAAACGGCTGCGGCAGCGGTTTTCCCAGGATGATTGTCCCTTTAAAATCACTACAATTCGCGGACTTGGCTATCGACTGGAGGTGTCACATTGA
- a CDS encoding ABC transporter permease, translating into MKRHSIVPAAERQLLNKTSFFQTVQQSLTMAYRGLLKIRRTPEQLFDVTLQPIIFTLMFTYIFGGAISGNVQNYLPVIIPGILVQTVITTSIVTGVQLREDMDKGVFDRFKSLPIARIAPLAGALLADTIRYTIATVLTFTMGYIMGYRPEGGLGHVAIAGLLVVVCSWAISWIFAFFGVISRTASSVQGISMIVLFPLTFLSNAFVPADTMPDWLQWFVKINPISHLVTAVRELTNTGTMGGDLTISLIGAALIVAIFAPITVRAYMRQT; encoded by the coding sequence ATGAAACGTCATTCAATCGTGCCGGCCGCTGAACGCCAGCTGCTTAATAAAACGAGCTTCTTCCAAACGGTACAACAATCATTAACCATGGCCTATCGTGGCTTGTTAAAGATACGGCGTACGCCTGAGCAATTATTCGACGTCACCCTGCAGCCAATAATTTTTACCTTGATGTTTACCTATATTTTTGGCGGGGCTATCTCGGGAAATGTGCAAAACTATTTGCCGGTTATTATACCTGGGATCCTCGTTCAGACGGTCATCACCACTTCCATTGTCACGGGTGTCCAATTGCGGGAGGACATGGATAAAGGCGTGTTCGACCGATTTAAGTCACTGCCAATTGCTCGCATTGCTCCGTTGGCAGGAGCCCTGTTAGCAGACACTATTCGTTATACGATTGCGACCGTTCTTACTTTTACCATGGGCTATATCATGGGTTATCGTCCAGAGGGAGGTTTGGGCCATGTCGCCATTGCTGGGCTTCTCGTGGTAGTCTGTTCATGGGCGATTAGCTGGATTTTTGCTTTCTTCGGTGTCATTTCGCGTACGGCATCGAGTGTACAGGGGATCTCGATGATTGTTCTTTTTCCGCTCACGTTTCTCTCAAATGCTTTTGTTCCAGCAGATACCATGCCCGACTGGCTCCAATGGTTTGTGAAAATCAATCCCATCTCGCATCTTGTTACAGCTGTGAGAGAGTTGACCAACACTGGCACAATGGGCGGGGACCTTACAATCTCTCTAATTGGTGCTGCTCTTATTGTGGCAATCTTTGCACCCATCACTGTCCGTGCCTATATGCGTCAGACATAG
- a CDS encoding ATP-binding cassette domain-containing protein — translation MSREYKKLDIKNGDWAVEAHGLAKTFGDNRAVDGVDLNVRAGAIYGVLGPNGAGKTTTIRMLATLLRPDSGSARIFGYDVVKEPQIVRQLIGVTGQYASVDESLSATENLIIFSTLLGLSRKEARSKAAELLEEFGLTEAAKRPLKNFSGGMRRRLDLAASLIAQPPLIFLDEPTTGLDPRTRNQMWDTIRTLVKSGSTVLLTTQYLQEADELADRIAVIDHGRVIAEGTVNELKESVGHSSLHLNIQHSQDISNARIMVERVLRVQTAVSSEGGRITAPMADADRVTDLLIALREAGIQLAEFSVQKPTLDEVFLTITGQDIENDRSKLSNNPEQGREVRI, via the coding sequence ATGAGTAGAGAGTATAAAAAATTAGATATAAAAAATGGAGATTGGGCTGTTGAGGCACACGGACTTGCTAAAACGTTCGGTGATAATCGTGCTGTTGATGGTGTAGATCTAAACGTGCGTGCCGGTGCAATCTATGGGGTACTCGGTCCGAATGGGGCAGGAAAAACGACCACAATCAGAATGCTGGCTACCTTACTGAGGCCGGATTCAGGGTCAGCGCGCATTTTCGGATACGACGTAGTCAAGGAGCCACAAATTGTCCGACAATTAATCGGAGTGACAGGTCAATATGCCTCGGTCGATGAGTCACTCAGTGCTACGGAGAACTTAATCATTTTTTCCACCCTGCTAGGGTTGAGTCGTAAAGAGGCACGGAGTAAGGCAGCAGAATTACTTGAGGAGTTTGGTTTAACGGAAGCCGCGAAGCGTCCATTGAAAAATTTCTCCGGGGGTATGCGCCGCCGGCTGGATTTGGCCGCAAGCCTCATTGCCCAGCCGCCGCTCATCTTCTTGGATGAACCGACTACCGGACTCGACCCGCGGACTCGCAATCAAATGTGGGATACCATCCGCACCCTGGTAAAGTCAGGGTCCACGGTTCTATTAACTACGCAGTATCTTCAAGAAGCAGATGAACTCGCCGACCGGATCGCGGTGATTGATCACGGTCGAGTAATTGCAGAGGGTACGGTGAATGAATTGAAGGAGTCTGTTGGTCATTCATCTTTGCATTTGAACATTCAACATTCACAGGACATCTCAAATGCTCGTATCATGGTTGAACGGGTGCTCAGGGTCCAGACAGCAGTTTCTTCAGAAGGCGGGAGGATTACTGCCCCGATGGCAGATGCCGACCGGGTAACAGACCTGTTGATCGCCTTGCGTGAGGCGGGAATTCAACTCGCTGAGTTCAGTGTTCAAAAGCCAACCCTAGATGAGGTTTTTCTGACCATTACCGGCCAAGATATCGAAAATGATAGATCTAAACTTTCAAATAATCCAGAGCAAGGAAGAGAGGTAAGAATATGA